Genomic segment of Arachis hypogaea cultivar Tifrunner chromosome 16, arahy.Tifrunner.gnm2.J5K5, whole genome shotgun sequence:
acggaaaaataaaagagagggaaagtatttataaacatgctaaggggcataatggtaaaaacggagcagtcattaatgagagtgcaccgttaccaaagccatCAATCCCTAAATGCACCtataacggacacgacgcttgaatagacgtaactgtcagaaacaaaaggtcgcaaaaatcacgtcggtttaaaaACCCGTGTTTCCTCCAAGAAAGTCGGCTACGAACCCGAGTTAAATACTTAAACCCAAGCCCTAAAGAGatcttgggctcaagtaggggcactgttcttACCCTGGCCCAAggataaaggcccaggtccaaataaaaggcctaatccGAAGAATTAAGCCTAGCTAAGCACCGACCTTCATATAAGAAGTCGGTGTTGACCACGActtactctaaagaagtcggacatgagattagctggtagataaacactcattcaaatgagtaaccgcccctaaaatctctctacccgcttcatcaagccatatcttaacctccctaagataaagggacggttaacacccaaaagatacggcactactccaacggtggttattggctcaccactataaatacactgacacccctcaggtatctctaagctcAATACTCTTTAGACCTGctaacacccttgctaacttaggcatcggagtgtctttgcaggtaccaccccccatccaTTCGCGCATACAAGTCGAAAGGAGACTTCAGCATACGAACCAGCTCGGAGACTACCATCCGCGGACGATTGGGCCAACTAGCGCCATCTattctattaatctccggttacccaccgtaacaactACCATGTCTTGGCCTCATTAGTTTGATGTTTGCATAcatattaataattgattatggggaTTCAATTTGATTGCTACTAGTGTCAATTCTTGGAATCATcttcaaaatatttaaatattacttatatatatatatagacacaaaAAGAGACACACACACTTTATGATTGTTTTAGTTTCTTGACTTTGAGGGATGATTgattacaaaataatatatatgagaaCTTGAGGAAAGTAGAGAGAAATTAtcaattgaaattaaagaagagagaggatatgaatatatttttttggttAGGTAGGGTTGGCTCTATAATATAAAACATGATAATATTTCATTCTATCATAAGTCATATCTATAACAGATAATTTAATTCTCATATAATACAACATTGCATAATATATTATATCCAATAAGGACATATGGTATATGTATTAAGGCTTAAATATATAGTACGAGAAATATGAAAGTAATGAAGAACTCAGAAATTGATTGAAGTTTTAATTGTGTAATTCTCAGTTTATCAATTCTTATGCACATAGGGGTTTGAGAgaaatttgtaaagaaaaaaCACTGTGCCAACTAAAGCTTTTCTCTACGGTAATGCTACAGTTGTTGTGTCTCCTGCAAGCTCATGTTCTCCAATGCCAAATTTGGTGCCCTCTAAGGTTGCGGCATTGGCCACAAGATTTCCATCTTTAATCTTGACGGGGCTAACCTCAGAGAGAAGGTCTAAGCATGGTGCTGGTATTTCACATACCCCTTGAAGCAGGGAGTGAGCATTAGAATACCCTAAAACAAATTGTTGAGTGACATCACTCGATGGATCATAAGCTAAAGGAGGCCCAGATGTCGACGGATAATAAGCTGAAACCTGCATCATCTCAATCAAACAATTTAACAAATCAAGATTGACATCAATCAATTGTACTAAGAAAAGATCAACTGAAACGGTAGATGATCATACATACAGGATATCCAGATAATGATGGTTCATCAGGTTGGGGAACACGAAACTTCAATTCCAAGTCGAGAAACTGAAAATCTAGGACATGGATGTAGTATCGTGACACGTCAATGGTGCCAGATGCCTTGCGAGACTCAAACATGGCCAGTTGATGGAACCAATACGAAGCATCCTTTAAGGCGTCCATGGCAAGGCGACGGCCTTGGACGGTGGTGAGATCGCAGGAGAGAGCAATGTAGGTGCAGAGGGCTCCCAGGTTGAAGAGAACAGAGGCCTTCTCCAAATGGATGTTATGCTGAGAAGAGTGCTGTTGAGGGTTGATGGCATTGTACCAAACAAAGATAGGTGGGTTGGGTGAGGCATTCATAGGGAAGACAGGCTCAATCATGCAAAGGCATTTGTAATAACGCATGAGGCAGTCACGGCGAAGGGGTAGCGAAAGGTCATCACGCAGCATCTCATTGCGCAATTTGTGTAGCATTTCCAGAAGGCCATCTACTCTCTCTGCCACACTCTCAGAGTATTTGAGGACAAAGTAACTGCGCAGGGACTCATAGAGATTCAAGGGCTCACTCTTCTTCAAAGGAATGAATGCAAGAATATCTGATGACAAAGAAGACAAGGAAGATGAGAGGATTGCCGAATCTGTTGGATAAGGAGGAGGCATGTCCCATGGGTAAGCCACCAGCTTTCCATACTTCATCATCTTGAAAGGATTGTACTCCGAGAGGTTGAGGTCAATGTACCTTTGTTTTCGTGTTCGTTTTCGTTCTCCGTACATCAGCTTGTGTTTCTTCGAGGGCCTGCAGCAAATCCCTCTAACTAATATCTCAGGGATACATTCTGCATCATGATCAAGAGCACAAGATTCGACCTTTGAGTATACTCCAGGTCGCTCGGATTCGGGTAGGATGGATGATTGCCTCTGACGAGCCTCTGCCTGAAAGAATCTCTTCTTCTGGTAAAGATGAGTTACCCAGGTTGGGTCAAAAGAGCGGACATGTTTCCGTGCAGCCGAATCAGTAGGTATCAGTGCATATGCTCTACGATAAAGCTTATAAACctaaacatcatcatcatcaattcatcatcattAGAATGAAGAATAAATGTAAAATCAATCAAGAGTGAAGACTGACCGATATAAACGATAGGGCACATCGGTGTTGTTGGAGAGCGTAACTGGCGTCGTTGT
This window contains:
- the LOC140179753 gene encoding uncharacterized protein, giving the protein MNNNDRVLSIPLKKTDPVELYLPLRKLVASKYSESDAQKVESVLQTLNKCRRDMVEPRADLSLPMQRDCLLHYFKCLSMVESLFTSLSSDADPILFVWYDAFNPDHQDGVSSQRSAIQLEKAAVVFNLGAIYSQIAASCDRTTALGRHLAMEAFKVAANFFLQLWQVFAKDVVATLDLTLVFAEFLQRLFSAQASELELREELNNNDASYALQQHRCALSFISVYKLYRRAYALIPTDSAARKHVRSFDPTWVTHLYQKKRFFQAEARQRQSSILPESERPGVYSKVESCALDHDAECIPEILVRGICCRPSKKHKLMYGERKRTRKQRYIDLNLSEYNPFKMMKYGKLVAYPWDMPPPYPTDSAILSSSLSSLSSDILAFIPLKKSEPLNLYESLRSYFVLKYSESVAERVDGLLEMLHKLRNEMLRDDLSLPLRRDCLMRYYKCLCMIEPVFPMNASPNPPIFVWYNAINPQQHSSQHNIHLEKASVLFNLGALCTYIALSCDLTTVQGRRLAMDALKDASYWFHQLAMFESRKASGTIDVSRYYIHVLDFQFLDLELKFRVPQPDEPSLSGYPVSAYYPSTSGPPLAYDPSSDVTQQFVLGYSNAHSLLQGVCEIPAPCLDLLSEVSPVKIKDGNLVANAATLEGTKFGIGEHELAGDTTTVALP